The genomic window ATCCAATGATCGAAATTGCACCACTCAATGAAACTAATATTATTGTAATAGTATGTATGCTTTTCCACTGTTAATATAGATGCTTGAAGTTTGCGCGCCTGTTCCGGAGTTAAATTTTCATATCCTCTTGCATCTAACTTTACACATTTCCATTTTCCGTATAGATATTTACTTGGAGCATTTTTTAATTGTTGTGCATAACAATTGTAACACAGTATAAGTGTAGAAAAAAGAAGTAATTTTTTACTGACCATTGTTTTCATATATTCCATATAAAAAGATATTTTGTTCTGCAGTTCTCCTGTTTTGAAGTCCTTGTGAATACTCATTCCCTGAGGTATTGACATCCATTTCTGATGCTGCTCCAGAAAAATCAGAATTATTTAGTTTAGCAATAAAATGCCTGCCTGCCGCAAGCGAATTATTTACGCCTACATTAAACACATAACTTACAGTTGCATTAAACTGCTGCTGAGTAAGTTGGACATTAACGTAAGTATCAACTAAGATAATAGTTTTTTTTATATCAGTTGTAAATAAGGCATCTGCCTGATCTTGAGTAATACCTTGACTATAATCTTCTCCGCGCTGAACTACGTGTCCGTATCCTATTGTTATTTTACCCGTAGGAGCTTCACCTTGTTTCCAATATTTGTTTTTATCGTCATATTCTTGTAATGCAGGTCCTCCTTTAGGTCCTTGCTCATACGATTTGATAAAATCTTGTCCTTGAGTATTTAACACTAAATCTTTTACATCTTTTTTAGAATCGGTTGTACTTGTCTTTTGATTTTCATCAGATAAACTTTTCTGATAATCTGCCATATCAGCAGCTTCTTTTTTCGGGTCAGCCCATTCCAAACCTTCTAAATCTTTTCCATCAATAACTCTGTCCATCGCAAAAGCATAAGGCGACCAACCCGCATATTTTCTCCTTAAAGGGTCTAAGCTCCAAAAGTGTATTAGGCGTGGGTCATCTTCTCTGAATTTAAAATCATAGGCGTTAGCATTGCCGTAAATATCATTGTCTTTGAGCTTTCCGTTGTATCCGAAGGTGTACAAGGAATCCTGATAATTCCTTCTCGGCATCAGCATACCGCCAGGATAGTAGTCATTGTAACTAATCACAAAAGCGGTACTATCCGCATTCTTACGGTCTCTAACAATGGTGTGGACATTTCCTAAATGGTCATTCAGTTCGTATTCTTTCTTGAAGATTTTTCTTGGGAATAAACCATTGTTTAAACCAATATCAATTGTCCAAAGGTTTACAGGACAAGAAATGCAACTATACGTAGGAATACCACTGGTAGGGAACGTTTTCACTAAAATATTCGGTTTCCATTCGCCAAGACGTGAGCTTCCATAGAGTGGTACTTCTGTTTGTATGTAATCGTAATTGCTGCCGTTGATTTTATTTATCTTCACTCAAAAATTATTTTTTGAAACCTCTTTATCTCTTTAAAAGTGTAAGCGCAAATTGGAACACTACCCACCCACTACCTCAATTTTACTTTGTATTTAGTTAATACTTTATAAGGATAAATTCGTTGCTTAAAACTATTAAATGTACGAGGTTTCCAATGAGTAAAAACAATAAGACCATCAGATATTTCTCCATAGTAAAAATTGTAACCACCATAATCGTCTGTGGTATATATTTCAATAGTGATTTTTGTACCTTTTATTTTATAATAGCCAATAAATGCATAAGTATCACTATTGCTATTACATTCTTTATTGGTCGGTTTGTGTTCGTAAGCATAACTTATCAATAATTTTCCATTATTAAAAAAACGGTATATCACATAAGATGAGTCCACAAAGTGTGATCCATAGTATACGTCTGTATTAAGATTAAAATATACTGCATTCGTGTCTATCAAATTAGTATCAGCTAAATGATAGGGGTGTTTTGCAAAAGAGAAATTTGATTTTTTGGGACGTATTCCTCCATCGGGTAGAGTATAATAATGAGGTATCCATCCCATAATACTACAAGAGGTAAAATTAATAACTATAAAAAAAAAGAAAAACAAACGCTTTGCCATATATTAATTTTTTTTAGCACTTACTGTTTATTGCCTGCGTATCAACGTAATTAATCATAATGGAATAACTTCAAGTCTTTAGAGTTGTGAATATAATTTTGCAACCAGCCTGATCCGTAACTATCAAATAAAAAGCCATTTACTCTCCCAAAAGTATCTGCTTTATTCAATGATTGTTGAAAAGGATCTTGATCGTAATACAAACTTGTCGCAGTTCTTTGCTGGCTATTAGAACCAAAATGCGTGCCTGTAAAATCCTGATACCCACCTTCAAATAAATTTCCTCCTAAATTCGCTGAAAAAATAATTCCACCTGTCCAACCTTGATCTGTGCCACCTCTTGCTCCAACCAATCCTTGAGTTGTTGTTTTATTTGTTGCTGAATTATAGTTGAGTATTTGACCATACGTTCCAGAGCCACCGAAAGTATTGTTTAACGCAGATTTGGTATTGAAATTTAATGTATATTGTGGCAGTCCAATACCCTTACCACCACCAAAAGTTGCATAAGCTGATGTACTGATGTCGAACTGTATAGCTGAACTGTTTCCTGAAGTACCTAAACCACCATTATAAACATTGACAGACAAATCAAGTGTTGGCTGAAAAAAGTTAAAACGCTGTCCTATACTTGCTGTTGCTCCTGCATTAAAAGTTAATTTATTACCTCCAAAAGTCAACCCTAAACTTGCTTCAAATCTTGCCTGAGGATTACCAGCCGTATTACCTTTCGGGTCGCTAAACCATATAGGATTATTACTAAAACCCGAATACAGGCTTTCCCACGCTTTTGGGGTCGGGTCTAAGCTCCACCAACGTCCGCCTAGGCGTGGGTCAAGCATTCTAAACTCGGCAGTATAGGCATTTCCAGTTCCATAAATCTCGTTATCCTTCTCCATTCCGTTGAATCCGAATCTACAGCCTCCTGTGCAGCAGGCTGTAGATTCGGACATCGTAGCGGTATTGCGTGGCATTGTTTCGTTTTGTGTAATTCAAAAATACGGTTTATTTTGCCTTTGAAAAAATATTTTTTTGAAGCCTAAAAATGTAGGTGACAATCTGAACACTACCAAAAATGACTATTGTTAAATACAATCAATAAAAGTAGATATCCCGATACCTCTTAATACAAGCATAATTATATAAAATAAGCATATAATTATATTTATCTTAGCCGTCCAGTTTGTAATTTTATGATAGTTTTTATTTCTCATTATGTATTTTAGAAATAGTTTATTTATGGAGTAAATTATAAATATCAAAACACCTGTTTCAGCAATTAATGCTATTGATTCATAAATAGCTGCTCCAGTTGAACCCCATATATCAATTCTCGAATTGTTATTCTTCCACATTAAATTAGCAGGAATAAATAAATCATTAAGATAAACAGCTAACCACAGAAGAATGGGATAAGTTAATATTTGATACCCAAAATTATAAATACCATACAAGCCGTATAAAATATATTTTATATAATTATTGAACCTCATTTGTTTGTAGCTGGTTTGCTGATGTGATTTTTGTTCCACTCTTTAAGAGTGTAGGTTTTACCACCATATTCGACACCTGTAAAATTTCCTTTAGAGTCAATATTTATTCTTACGTCAACAGTTCCAAGTTTCTTTGTGTTATCAAAATATAAACTTAAAGGATTTCCTTTAGCCCCCGAACCAGTTAACCAAACTGTTTGCCCTTTTGCATCACTTACCAATGCTTCGGTAGCGGGAAATTCTTTTCCTGATAAATCAACATAAGCAATCAAATAACCCGCTTTATCATTTTCCGCTAATATTACAGATGAATTTACTTCAATATTAGGAGCTGTCCCCAAAAGTGCAAGGTCGGGATTAGAACCCGAATAATGCGCTTCAACATCAGCTACATCAGAACCCGCATTTTTATAAAAAGTTTTGTTGTCTACTTTTCCTTTGTCTGTTGTGTGTGTTGCATTACCAACTGTTTTACCACTAGTTTTAGTATCGGAACTTGTTGGATGACCATTACCTATTACTGATTTTTTCGTAGGATCTACGGTATAAGTTTGACTAATACGCGATGTAACATTTTGTTCGGCAGAAAAGCCTCTCTTATCATCATCATAATCAAAGTATTTGAAAGCATCAGGTGGAACAAAAGACCTAACAGTAACAGCGAATGGAAATAAACCATCTGCATCTAAATAAAGAATAGGATTAGAATAGCCATAAGAGTACGGAGACCAAAATGGAATTTTAGCTGCTAATTTATCCAAACTTAACCACCTGCCCAATCTCGCATCGTCCATTCTGTATTTGAAATCGTAGGCGTTTCCTATTCCACAAAGTTCGTTTGTTTTTTCCTGTCCGTTGAAGCCGAAACAATATGAATTTAGGTTTGATTTGTATCTGTTGTGTACAATTTTTTGTTGTTCATTTAGATTTTCATAGAAATCTACTTCGTCCATTTTCGATTTTTATTGGTTTATATTCACTAACTTATTTATTGGCGAATATAATTAATTTTCAATTAATTTCTCATCTGCAAATTGAGGTATATCCCTAATACTCTAAAAAAAGAAGAGCTTCCTTTTTGAATATCCCTCCCCAATTTATTATAAAGCAAGATTATTGTTTGATGGCGCATGTTACTCGTGTGATGGAGCATGTCATTTGTTTGATGGCGCATGTTAATTGTTTGATGGCACATGTTACTCGTGTGATGGCAGATGTTATTTGTTTGATGGCACATGTTATTTGTTTGATGGCAGATGTTACTCGTGTGATGGCGCATGTTATTTGTTTGATGGCACATGTTATTTGTTTGATGGCACATGTTACTCGTGTGATGGAGCATGTTACTTGTGTGATGGCGCATGTACACTGTGTGATGGAGCATGTTATTTGTTTGATGGAGCATGTACACCGTGTGATGGAGTATGTACATCGTTTAACACAAAGATGCCTCCTTCGTTAATACGATAAAGGAAGCATCTTTATAAAAAAAACAATATGAAACGTATTATTTGCCTATCGGGAAAATCAGTTTAAAACCTACATTTCTGCCCATATTGTAAATACCTTGGCTTTGATTGGTTACGGTAACTATTCTGCCACCATAAGATAGGAAATAGTTTGCAAGATCTAAATGATCTGCATATCCTACATTGGTTAAATTAGTACAATTGATATACAATGAACAAATTACCCTGCCTGTTTTCGGGTTTACAAAATTGGTTCCTATACCTGCATTAAATAAAGTGTATGCGGCAGAAGGAATTTCTGTATAAAGTGCGCTGTAAATAGCATTTTGCGCCCAATATTTTGCTTGTCCTAACTTAATGTAGGTATCTTTTAATATGGAATTTGGTTTGTTATTCAAGTGAAGCTTCACTTCCGTAGTTATGTGCGTAGCAGGTATCCAAGGAATATGATCGGTTGAATCCGTTTGATTTGGCAGAAAGGAATAAATATACGTTAAGCCATTGTCTATTTCAATCCATTTTGTACTAACAGGATGTATGTTGAAATACCCCGAAACTCCCGTAATGATAGCAACGTTGCTTGATACAAATTGGTAAACAGGAAGTCCGCCTGAAACAGAATCGGTACGATCGCCAAATATGAAATTATTTATAATATTATAAAAACCATCGGCTTCAAAACTAAGGTCCTTCCCATTATTTCCATAGGCAATATCTAATTGATAGCCTTGTTCTGATTTTAAATTTAAGTTCCCTAACTGAACGGCATTGGAACCGATATTCTGACCATTGCTTGTTAATTCATTAATAGCAGGAGCTCGGTAACTCTTTGAGAAATTGAGTTTCAGATAATTATTATTTGGTAATTGGTAAGAAGCACCAACACTTCCGGATGGTCCGGTATACGTATTGTTAAATGGACTAAATTGTGTTTCTGCTCCCGGAGTTCCAGCCGAAACTTGCTGTTGTTCGGGAGTACCACTGTTTGTCAGATACATTCCTTGTCCAATAAAATTACTCCAATCGTATCTCAATCCTCCACTTACTGTGAGATTTTTAAAATCTTTTTCTAAAATGGCATAAGCACCCGCTTGAAAATCGGTATAGTTCGGTATTTCATAATTACCAATATAAGGCGCAGGTGGTTCCGCCAGTTGGTGCTCGAATTCGTAAGTCCCGTTTATGCCAGTGGTCAGTTTCAATCCTGATTTTTCTCCTATAATTTGATATTTCAAGGAATAAGGAATATCATATACCTGCATATTTCCTTCTCCAACACTTCCTGAATCAATGTCGTGGTGAACACTTTGGGTGAAACCAATATCTATCCCAACTCTTCCAGTGCCTGCGTTAATACTATTTTGCCACCAAATTTGATTTTCATCCAAAATTTTATCTCCAGCAATGGTAGGATTGTATGCTAAGAAGTTGGATTTGTTTGGATATATCTGTCCATTTTGAGGAGCATCGAACATAAATTGTCCAGTTGCGCTGTCGCGATTACCATCCGGCACTTGAATTCGTCTGTGGAGCGCGCTTACTGTAAGTCGCGTATATCCCCAAGATTTATTCAGTCCAATTGTTAATCGCGCATTCGACTGTTGCCAAGCAGTTCCCCAAATATATCCATCTTTTGGATTCCAGTAATCATGCGTTTCTTCGTTACTTGCTCTTAGGTTCCACACAAAATCATTATTATTTCCTCCAATATTTTCGGAGGTTCCGATGTATCCATCATTGGTATGATATTCTGTAAGCACGCTACCTTGCACCGTTCCGCTTTCTGCAAAAGGTTGCGATTTAAAGCTAATCACTCCCGCTTCGGCACTTGCCCCATATTGTAAAGAAGCAGGTCCTCGAATAATTTCAGCATCATAAACAGCATAAGGATCTATCAAAATACCGTGGTCGTCTCCCCATTGAAAATCTTCTTGTCTTTCTCCATCCATCAACACTAAAACACGGTCAAATCCCAAGCCGTTAATTTGTGGCTTTGTGGTCCCAGAACCTTCCGTTGTTTCATTTACACCAGGCTGAGAAGCCACGGCATCAATGGCAGTACTCGAAGTTTGTTGCAACATTACATCGTGAGATATCAGCGAAACAGGTACGGGAGAACGTTGCGTATTGGTAACGTTACCCAATGCTGTAATCACCACTTCGTTAGCGGTACAGGCGGAAATACACATAGAACAAGTACAAGTGGTACTGTCCGTTATCATAACTTGTTGAGTTATGGTAGCATATCCCAAAATTTTTACTTCCATTTCATAAGTTCCTTTAGGGATAGGACTTATTCTAAATTCTCCATTTGAATTGGTAGTAGCACCTAAATTAAGTTGCGGAATATACACCACGGCTCCCACTATTGTTTGATGGCTCAAAGAGTCTATAACAGTACCACTTAAAGACTGAGCCATTGCAACATTGATTAACATCAATAAAGATGAAATCAATAAAAATATTTTTTTCATGAAATGATAATACTGTAATAAATAAAACTCTTTTGTTATTCTGAACATTTGAAGAATCTATTTTACAAAGATGCTTCCTTCGTCTGCAAGACGAGTAACCTGTTTTTAGAAACTAAAATCTTATTAAGCAGTAAATGTAGGCGGATGGAAAATTTCTAAAATCGCTTTCGCAGATTTTTTTTCAGTATAAATAGAAATTATTTTTGAGGAAAACTTAGGTAAGAAATAAGCTGTTAAATTATTTTTTTTCAGACAAAAAAGTGTTTCTAAGTTATCGGAATTAATTGTTGTCGGAGAATTATTTTTTTTATTTTCAGATGCAGCCTTTTTCAATTGTTTCGCCATGTAACACTTGCCATTGCAGCACATCTTGGTGTTCGATTTATTTTCACAGAGATTGGCAGCAATGTATTTTTCGTGCATCAAATAATCTACAACGGGCACAAAAGGCTTTATCAAAGCGAGGGCGTATATCAATAATAAATTAATCGCAATTATTTTTTTGATGCACATACGGCAAAGGTATTTGTTTTTAGGAAGCGTTTTTTATTTATTGTGTTCCTTCGTTTTTCTAATTGGAATTTAATTTTTAAAAAATAATTTTCAAACAAACGGAAACACCTATCTTTGTTAAACAAATCAAAAAAATATTTTTTCAATACTGCCCATGAAAACACGTATTTCTCTTTTGAAAAAATATTTTTCGGCGAGCCTTTTTTTACTTCTGTTTTTTAGCGTTTCCGGCATCGCACAAATAAAATATGCGCAAGTGGGTGTTAACGGTTTGACTTGCTCCGCCTGTACGCGCTCGGTAGAAATGAGCATTCGTAAATTAGATTTTGTGAAAGATGTGCAAATGGATTTGAAAAATACGGAAGGGAAGATTATTTTTAAGGAAGGTAAAACCGTGTCGATGGAAAAAATTGCGCAAGCCGTTTACGATGCCGGATTTTCTGTTCGTTATTTAAAAGCTGCTTTTGTTTTTGATCATCTTTCTATTTCGGAAGGTTTTACATACACGTTCGAAAACTCTTTTTATCAGTTTGTTGGCGTGGAAACTAAAAAGTTAAATGGCGAAGTAATTTTGACTTTTCTCGGAAAAAAATACTTGGATAGAAAAGGATATAAAAAATGGGAAGATACCTTGAAACCTTCTTCCGCAAACGCGAATAAAAGCGTTTATTACGTTACTACATGAAACGAATTATTTTTGTTTTCGCCTTATTTTTATTTTCTCTCGGAGCAGAAGCGCAAGAACTTTTTCCGATTAATGAGCCTGCAAGTACTATCCCGAAAGGAGTTTTTGGTATAAGAGCTTTTGGTGAAACATACGAAGAATTAGGCATTTGGAAACGAATGGGCGCGCTACGATTGATGTACGGACTTACTTCCAAACTTACTATTGAAGCCACCGGAGTTATTTCCAATCATCACGATAGTATTTTGCCCGCTAATTTGGTTACGCACACACATTACGGCACGCAAACTACTTATTTCACAGGTGCTATTCCACGCGGAATTGTGTATCCGTATCGTTTTCACGATGACATTAATTTATATGCAAAATATCGCTTTCTCAGTTTAGACGGGCAAAACGAACATTTTAGAGCTTCGGCTTACGGTGAATATTCCTTTGTAAATGTGGCGCACGACGAAGCCGAACCAGATTTATTAGACGATACAAAAGGTTTTGGAAGCGGGTTGATTTTAACGTATTTGAAAAATCGCTTTGCAGCGTCTATCACAACGGGAATAATACTTCCGGGCAATTATTCGGAAAACGATTACAACTCGATTTACACGGTGCATTGGAATACGTACGAAATTGTTTATGGCAAAGCGGCGGTGTATAATTTATCCTTGGGTTATTTGCTTTATCCTAAGGATTATACGGATTACAGTGAGGCAAACTGGAATATTTATTGCGAATTTCTTGGAACATCCTATCAAGGCGCGAAAGTAATTGAGGATGGAACTTCCATTGATGTGCAAACAACGGCGCTCAAAGCAGGTAATTACATTAATATTTGTCCGGGTGTTCAGAAAATTTTTGATTCCAATTTACGAATTGATTTTTCGGTGCAATGGCCTATGATTAGTAAATCGTACGTGTATTATTATCCCGTTTACATGATTGGCTTACAACGCTATTTTTATCCGAAATCCCATAAAAAAAGAGCGAATTTATAATCAAAAAATTATTTTTTTGAAACGGAAATTGCTACACGCCTATTTTTTGCTCTTCCGGCTGGGTTATCACTTCCGTCAGGATTCGTATTTGGAGCAATAGGGTCGGAACTTCCTGCGCCAGTAAGCAAAATTTGTTTTTTAGGAATTCCTTTTTCTGTAAAATAACGCTCCACCATTTTAGCACGTTTCAAGGAAAGAGCTTTATTAAGAGCTGTCGTTCCTTTCGAATCGCAATAGCCTGTTAAAGTGAGTTGTGATAGTGTATTTTCCTTTAAATATTTATATACTGAGTCCATTCCTGGATAATAAATAGTTTTAACAGTAGATTTATCAAAATCGAAATAAACAAAATCAGTATTCGAAAAAATATTTTTTCCACCGCCGGATAATTTACTTGCAATAGAATCTGCTTTTGTTTTTTCTGCCAATGCAATTGAAGCAATAGAATCATTGGCTTTGGCTGTCGAATCTTTTTTCAAAGCCATTAATGAGGCTTTCGCTAAAGAATCGACTTTGTTAGTTTCAAAATCAATCATGTAAATATCCAAACCTCCATATGTATCGTGTCTTTCGGTAGAATAATAGCCATGAGTTCCAGCAGCATTCATCGTAAAAAAAATATCGTTTCCGCCTTCATTAATTGGATAACCCATATTCTGAGGTTTTCCCCATTTCCCATTTTCTAAGGTAGATTTAAAAACATCAAAACCTCCGATGCTGTTGTGTCCTTGCGATGAAAAATAAAGTGTTTTTCCGTCGGCGGTAACAAACGGACTTTCTTCGTCCAGCGCGGTATTAATTTTCGGTCCAAGATTTTGAAGTGGACTCCACGTCCCGTCAGCTTGCAGTGAAGATTGATAAATATCTTTTCCGCCAAAACCTCCTGCGCGCTCGCTCACTACATACAAGATTTTTTCGTCTGCCGAAAAGCAAGCACTTGGATTGTAGGAGTTTTTAGTATTGATATTTTTATCCAATCGTTGCGGTTTTTGCCATGCATCATTTTTCAATTCAGAAATCCAAATACTGTAATTCTTATAGATTAACAACTTTGTGCCATCAGCAGAAATGGCAATGGATGCATCATGGAAATTAGTGTTAATAGCTTTTCCTATATTTTTTGCTCTTGAAAAAAATATTTTTTGAAAACCTCTTGGCGCTGGAAATTTATCCGCAGTTGAATCCAAACGTAACGAAGCGTTCCATTCTTCACCAGAAATTTTTTTGGAGGAATAAATATCTTCATAATACAAACCATCATCTGCAATTTTTCCGCCTGTTCCTTTTCGTTTTGATGTAAAAATAAGGATAGATTCATTCGCAGAAATAACAGGCGCATAATCCGGAAAACTTGAATTAATACCAGCTCCCAAATTTTCGATTCGTACGTTAACTGGGTGTTGCATCAACGCAATTCCGTTTTTACAAGCTGCAATATTGGAATCTATTTCTGCGATATCTTCAGTAGCTTTCGGTTTTATAAACGAAATTAATTTTTGGTAATTTGTAATGGCTTCTTGAAAATTATTTTCGTGTTGATTGGCTAAAGCTAAATAATAATAAAGATCAGGAATCGTATCGCTTTGGATGTATTTTTTTGCATTTTCTAAAATATGTAATGCTTTTTCATTCTCTGTTTCGGAATAATAATAACAAATTCCCGCATGAAAATTGGTAAGGGCATTGGTTGAGTCTGTTTGCAATAATTCTGCATAATAAGGAAATGCTCTGCTGTATTCTTCAAACAAGAAAT from Bacteroidia bacterium includes these protein-coding regions:
- a CDS encoding heavy metal-associated domain-containing protein; the protein is MKTRISLLKKYFSASLFLLLFFSVSGIAQIKYAQVGVNGLTCSACTRSVEMSIRKLDFVKDVQMDLKNTEGKIIFKEGKTVSMEKIAQAVYDAGFSVRYLKAAFVFDHLSISEGFTYTFENSFYQFVGVETKKLNGEVILTFLGKKYLDRKGYKKWEDTLKPSSANANKSVYYVTT
- a CDS encoding TonB-dependent receptor — translated: MKKIFLLISSLLMLINVAMAQSLSGTVIDSLSHQTIVGAVVYIPQLNLGATTNSNGEFRISPIPKGTYEMEVKILGYATITQQVMITDSTTCTCSMCISACTANEVVITALGNVTNTQRSPVPVSLISHDVMLQQTSSTAIDAVASQPGVNETTEGSGTTKPQINGLGFDRVLVLMDGERQEDFQWGDDHGILIDPYAVYDAEIIRGPASLQYGASAEAGVISFKSQPFAESGTVQGSVLTEYHTNDGYIGTSENIGGNNNDFVWNLRASNEETHDYWNPKDGYIWGTAWQQSNARLTIGLNKSWGYTRLTVSALHRRIQVPDGNRDSATGQFMFDAPQNGQIYPNKSNFLAYNPTIAGDKILDENQIWWQNSINAGTGRVGIDIGFTQSVHHDIDSGSVGEGNMQVYDIPYSLKYQIIGEKSGLKLTTGINGTYEFEHQLAEPPAPYIGNYEIPNYTDFQAGAYAILEKDFKNLTVSGGLRYDWSNFIGQGMYLTNSGTPEQQQVSAGTPGAETQFSPFNNTYTGPSGSVGASYQLPNNNYLKLNFSKSYRAPAINELTSNGQNIGSNAVQLGNLNLKSEQGYQLDIAYGNNGKDLSFEADGFYNIINNFIFGDRTDSVSGGLPVYQFVSSNVAIITGVSGYFNIHPVSTKWIEIDNGLTYIYSFLPNQTDSTDHIPWIPATHITTEVKLHLNNKPNSILKDTYIKLGQAKYWAQNAIYSALYTEIPSAAYTLFNAGIGTNFVNPKTGRVICSLYINCTNLTNVGYADHLDLANYFLSYGGRIVTVTNQSQGIYNMGRNVGFKLIFPIGK
- a CDS encoding OmpA family protein produces the protein MKNYFFNLTIISLCIYGLSLNVNANTLTRKEKRLLRKAENHFLFEEYSRAFPYYAELLQTDSTNALTNFHAGICYYYSETENEKALHILENAKKYIQSDTIPDLYYYLALANQHENNFQEAITNYQKLISFIKPKATEDIAEIDSNIAACKNGIALMQHPVNVRIENLGAGINSSFPDYAPVISANESILIFTSKRKGTGGKIADDGLYYEDIYSSKKISGEEWNASLRLDSTADKFPAPRGFQKIFFSRAKNIGKAINTNFHDASIAISADGTKLLIYKNYSIWISELKNDAWQKPQRLDKNINTKNSYNPSACFSADEKILYVVSERAGGFGGKDIYQSSLQADGTWSPLQNLGPKINTALDEESPFVTADGKTLYFSSQGHNSIGGFDVFKSTLENGKWGKPQNMGYPINEGGNDIFFTMNAAGTHGYYSTERHDTYGGLDIYMIDFETNKVDSLAKASLMALKKDSTAKANDSIASIALAEKTKADSIASKLSGGGKNIFSNTDFVYFDFDKSTVKTIYYPGMDSVYKYLKENTLSQLTLTGYCDSKGTTALNKALSLKRAKMVERYFTEKGIPKKQILLTGAGSSDPIAPNTNPDGSDNPAGRAKNRRVAISVSKK
- a CDS encoding lysozyme; translation: MKINKINGSNYDYIQTEVPLYGSSRLGEWKPNILVKTFPTSGIPTYSCISCPVNLWTIDIGLNNGLFPRKIFKKEYELNDHLGNVHTIVRDRKNADSTAFVISYNDYYPGGMLMPRRNYQDSLYTFGYNGKLKDNDIYGNANAYDFKFREDDPRLIHFWSLDPLRRKYAGWSPYAFAMDRVIDGKDLEGLEWADPKKEAADMADYQKSLSDENQKTSTTDSKKDVKDLVLNTQGQDFIKSYEQGPKGGPALQEYDDKNKYWKQGEAPTGKITIGYGHVVQRGEDYSQGITQDQADALFTTDIKKTIILVDTYVNVQLTQQQFNATVSYVFNVGVNNSLAAGRHFIAKLNNSDFSGAASEMDVNTSGNEYSQGLQNRRTAEQNIFLYGIYENNGQ